The Microbacterium trichothecenolyticum sequence GCGCCCCATGCCTCTTCCGGAGAGTACGACGCGCGACCGCTGGCCGAGTAGTGCGACTGGCCCACCTGCACGGGGAACGAGTCGTACACCTGGCTCGCCGTGCCGGGAACCTTCGTGGCGACACCGGAGTTCGGCGCGACCGCGACCTGCTGGTAGCTCGCGCCGGTCTCGTACAGGCGGGCGGCGTCGAACTGGTTGTAGCCACCGCCGTCCGAGATCAAGACGATGACGTTGCGGGGCGCGGGGGTCTCCTGCTCCTCCGCCGACGCGGCGACGGCAGGGGTGACGCCGAGGGCGAGGCCCGCGACGGTGCTCGTGACGATCAGACGACGGGAACGCCCGGTCGTGCGCTTATCCATGTGTGTGCTCTTCCGTTTCGTATGGATCCACGTGCCGCCGAGGCGGCGGACGCGATCCACGGTGACGGAACACCCTCACGTGAGAACGACTCTCCGGTCGCCCGCGGATGAACATTCGCTCGTCGCGTTCACGGTTGCGTGAACAGTGGGCGCAATCCTGGCATCCGGATGCCGGAGATGGCACCATTCACCCCCGCCGCTCGGCGGGGTTCATATCCGCTAGTGCGCGGGGTTCTTCGCGCGCGAGGGTTGCACGCGCGGAGGCTCCCCGGGCATCTTGGGAAACTCGGGAGGGAACGGCAGTTCGCCGAGACCGCTGTCGAGGTCACGCTGCCACCACTCCAGCAGCGTGTCGATACGTCCGGGCTGCGCGGCGAAGTCTGCCCACGGGTCGCCTCGGGATGCCAAGCGCTCAGGGATCGAACGCACCGTGAACGCGAGCGGATCGAGGCCGTCGAGCTCGTCCCACCACACCGGCGTCGACACCGTCGCGGTCGGGAGAGCCCGCGGCGAGTACGCACCGGCCATCGTGCGGTCGCGGTTGGCCTGGTTGAAGTCGACGAAGATGCGCTCGCCCCGCTCCTCTTTCCACCAGTTGGTGGTCACGGCATCCGGCATCCGTCTCTCCAGCTCGCGGGCGGCGGCGATCACCGCGTGACGCACGTCGAGGAACTCGTGCGCCGGCTCGATCGGGCAGAACACATGAAGGCCCCGGTTACCGCTCGTTTTGATCCAGGGTTCGAGCCCCGCCTCGCGCAGCACCGCGCGCAGCTCGTGCGCTGCCGCGACAGCTTCGACGATCCCCGTGCCCGGTTGTGGATCGAGGTCGATGCGCAGCTCGACCGGGTGATCGGGGTCGGTCGCGAGCGAGGCCCAGGGGTGGAACACGACGGTGTTCATCTGCGCCGCCCACACCGCCGAGGCGATCTCGCCGAGGAACAGCTGCGGATGCCGACGCCCACTGTTGTAGGTCACGGTCACGGCCTCGACGAACGCGGGGGCGCCCTTCGGCGGGTTCTTCGAGAAGAACGCCTCGCCGCCGACCCCCTCGGGGAACCGCTCGAGCGACACCGGCCGATGCCCATTCGCCGCGATGAACGGATCGGCGACCGCGATCAGATACTCGGCCAGCTCGCGCTTGGTGATGCCCACCTCGGGCCACAGCACGCGGTCGGGGTTCGAGATGCCCACCTCGCGATCGCCGTCGGGGCCCGGCACGGTCAGCGTGATGCGGGGGGATGCCATGCCCCGACGCTACTGCGCGCA is a genomic window containing:
- the ligD gene encoding non-homologous end-joining DNA ligase; amino-acid sequence: MASPRITLTVPGPDGDREVGISNPDRVLWPEVGITKRELAEYLIAVADPFIAANGHRPVSLERFPEGVGGEAFFSKNPPKGAPAFVEAVTVTYNSGRRHPQLFLGEIASAVWAAQMNTVVFHPWASLATDPDHPVELRIDLDPQPGTGIVEAVAAAHELRAVLREAGLEPWIKTSGNRGLHVFCPIEPAHEFLDVRHAVIAAARELERRMPDAVTTNWWKEERGERIFVDFNQANRDRTMAGAYSPRALPTATVSTPVWWDELDGLDPLAFTVRSIPERLASRGDPWADFAAQPGRIDTLLEWWQRDLDSGLGELPFPPEFPKMPGEPPRVQPSRAKNPAH